From the Caldalkalibacillus uzonensis genome, one window contains:
- a CDS encoding Cof-type HAD-IIB family hydrolase, with the protein MTKQRLLIAVDLDGTLLTDKKDISPKTKQALQQATSQGHYVVISTGRPFRSSKNYYDQLNLNTPIVNFNGALVHHPQKPEWGFFHTPLDLDVAQNVVSTAEKFRVKNIMIEVMDEVYLKKHDKLIMQTFFDPPVNVNTMPQVIHTKPTSVLIHPYEHHVDRLRQYLSEYHAEVVDHRKWAAPWHVIEVIKAGINKAVGLEKVCRSLNIPRENIIAFGDEDNDVEMLQFAGCGVAMGNAIKPLKEVADWVTLDNEQDGIAHFLAKHVLV; encoded by the coding sequence ATGACAAAACAGCGTCTTTTAATTGCCGTTGATCTGGACGGCACACTCTTGACTGACAAAAAAGACATTTCACCCAAAACCAAACAAGCCCTGCAACAAGCCACCAGTCAGGGCCATTATGTGGTTATCTCAACCGGTCGTCCGTTTAGGTCCAGCAAAAACTATTATGACCAATTGAACCTGAACACACCCATTGTCAATTTTAACGGGGCCCTTGTTCACCATCCGCAGAAGCCTGAGTGGGGATTCTTTCACACGCCTCTTGATCTTGATGTGGCCCAAAACGTGGTTAGTACCGCAGAAAAATTTAGAGTCAAAAATATTATGATTGAAGTGATGGACGAAGTCTATCTGAAGAAGCACGATAAGTTGATCATGCAAACCTTCTTTGATCCTCCCGTTAACGTCAACACCATGCCCCAGGTGATCCATACCAAGCCCACCTCCGTGCTGATACACCCGTACGAACACCATGTTGACCGGTTGCGCCAGTATTTAAGCGAGTACCATGCCGAGGTGGTGGACCATCGCAAATGGGCGGCGCCATGGCATGTGATTGAAGTGATCAAGGCTGGCATCAATAAGGCGGTTGGATTGGAAAAAGTGTGCCGCTCCCTGAACATCCCCCGCGAAAACATCATTGCTTTCGGCGATGAAGACAACGATGTGGAAATGCTTCAATTTGCCGGCTGCGGCGTGGCCATGGGCAACGCCATCAAACCGCTTAAAGAGGTGGCAGATTGGGTTACGCTGGACAATGAGCAGGACGGCATTGCCCATTTCCTGGCCAAACATGTCCTAGTCTAA
- a CDS encoding YtrH family sporulation protein: protein MRSLVSMMIIDYFVAFGVLLGGCLIGGLGAFLVGEPPMTWVQNHVDKLKIWALVAAIGGTFDTITAIEKGFFNEYYGEMVKHLLYIGSAFFGAHTASLLIHWMIGDIQ, encoded by the coding sequence ATGAGAAGCTTGGTCTCCATGATGATTATTGACTATTTCGTGGCCTTTGGCGTCTTGCTGGGCGGATGTCTGATCGGCGGGCTGGGTGCTTTCCTCGTAGGTGAACCCCCTATGACCTGGGTGCAAAATCACGTGGATAAGTTGAAAATCTGGGCCCTTGTCGCTGCCATCGGGGGCACCTTTGATACCATCACCGCTATTGAAAAAGGATTTTTCAATGAATACTATGGTGAGATGGTTAAACATCTCCTCTATATCGGCAGTGCCTTTTTCGGGGCCCACACGGCCAGCCTGCTTATTCACTGGATGATTGGAGATATCCAATGA